One genomic window of Halolamina sediminis includes the following:
- a CDS encoding glutamate--cysteine ligase, whose product MEELGSRESFDRMGTLGIEEEFYVVDDEGLPVSGVDELVYGDAEPPAPLAGKLDHELFKFTIETQTPQIEDVSEAEDHLLAVREALVEHAEDHGYQIAAAGLHPEARWRELDHAEKPRYRSQLERIQYPQHRNTTAGLHVHIGVDDPDKAVWIANELRWEMPPLLALSANSPFWNGFDTGLASARAKIFENLPNTGMPTAFEDYAAFEQYERRMVEQGSVEDRGELWFDVRPHTGHGTVEIRTPDGQVDPAVVDAFVEGIHAMVIDLAERYEDGKRDSLGAGLRRELLDENKWRATRHGHDATFVDRDGESTIDLTTAIERTCDRIGNDALTALLDRESGSRRQRRIHEERGSEALRESLVL is encoded by the coding sequence ATGGAGGAACTGGGCTCCCGCGAGAGCTTCGACCGGATGGGAACCCTCGGGATCGAGGAGGAGTTCTACGTCGTCGACGACGAGGGGCTGCCGGTCTCGGGTGTCGACGAGCTGGTGTACGGCGACGCCGAGCCGCCGGCACCGCTCGCGGGGAAGCTGGACCACGAGCTGTTCAAGTTCACCATCGAGACCCAGACCCCGCAGATCGAGGACGTGAGCGAGGCCGAGGACCACCTGCTCGCGGTGCGGGAAGCCCTCGTCGAGCACGCCGAGGATCACGGCTATCAGATCGCGGCGGCGGGACTCCACCCCGAGGCGCGCTGGCGCGAGCTCGATCACGCCGAGAAGCCGCGGTACCGCTCCCAGCTCGAACGGATCCAGTACCCACAGCACCGTAACACGACCGCGGGCCTGCACGTCCACATCGGCGTCGACGACCCGGACAAGGCGGTTTGGATCGCCAACGAGCTTCGGTGGGAGATGCCGCCACTGTTGGCGCTGTCGGCCAACTCCCCGTTCTGGAACGGGTTCGACACGGGGCTCGCCTCTGCGCGGGCGAAGATATTCGAGAACCTCCCCAACACCGGGATGCCCACCGCGTTCGAGGACTACGCGGCGTTCGAGCAGTACGAGCGTCGGATGGTCGAGCAGGGGTCCGTCGAGGACCGCGGCGAACTCTGGTTCGACGTACGCCCCCACACCGGCCACGGCACCGTCGAGATTCGGACCCCGGACGGGCAGGTCGACCCCGCGGTCGTCGACGCGTTCGTCGAGGGGATCCACGCGATGGTGATCGACCTCGCGGAGCGCTACGAGGACGGGAAGCGCGACTCCCTCGGCGCGGGGCTGCGCCGGGAGCTGCTCGACGAGAACAAGTGGCGCGCGACGCGACACGGCCACGACGCGACGTTCGTCGACCGCGACGGTGAGTCGACGATCGACCTCACGACGGCGATCGAGCGCACCTGCGACCGGATCGGGAACGACGCGTTGACGGCGCTCCTCGATCGGGAGAGCGGGAGTCGGCGACAGCGCCGGATCCACGAGGAGCGGGGGAGCGAGGCGCTGCGGGAGTCGCTGGTGTTGTAG
- a CDS encoding ABC transporter permease subunit, giving the protein MSVTEVARHDLLVVRRSLLLKAVLVVLLAAPVGGVLVGFGLGDDPGFRFLLLSTWLVVGGAVPLVGVLAAAPAVAGARDAGRLRLLLATPIERATVAAGVLCARLLVVVGSLAAGLCACVVVFLALPAQVAPGRLAGFVLFTLAVGVTYVSLGLAVSVTVDSATRAVVGAVGLFAGTLLWPQVASILHGVLADLGVPAPRVAFQLLGRLSPFGAYSQVISDPGAIYGVAVTTPLLGSGAMALVLTLWATVPLALGVRRFARIDL; this is encoded by the coding sequence GTGAGCGTCACGGAGGTCGCGCGCCACGACCTGCTCGTCGTCCGGCGGTCGCTTCTGCTCAAGGCCGTGCTGGTGGTCCTCCTCGCCGCGCCGGTCGGCGGCGTCCTCGTCGGGTTCGGGCTGGGGGACGATCCGGGCTTCCGGTTCCTGCTGCTGTCGACGTGGCTGGTCGTGGGCGGTGCGGTTCCGCTCGTCGGCGTGCTCGCCGCCGCGCCGGCCGTGGCCGGCGCCCGGGATGCCGGGCGGCTCCGCCTGCTGCTCGCCACACCGATCGAGCGGGCGACGGTCGCGGCGGGCGTACTCTGCGCTCGCCTGCTCGTCGTCGTCGGGTCGCTGGCTGCGGGGCTCTGTGCCTGTGTGGTCGTCTTCCTCGCCCTCCCCGCGCAGGTGGCGCCGGGCCGACTGGCCGGCTTCGTGCTGTTCACGCTGGCGGTTGGGGTGACCTACGTCTCGCTCGGGCTCGCAGTCTCCGTCACCGTCGACTCCGCGACACGTGCCGTCGTGGGGGCGGTCGGACTGTTCGCCGGAACGCTGCTCTGGCCGCAGGTCGCGTCGATCCTCCACGGCGTCCTCGCCGACCTCGGGGTCCCCGCGCCGCGAGTGGCGTTTCAGTTGCTCGGGCGACTGAGCCCGTTCGGCGCGTACAGTCAGGTGATCAGCGATCCGGGTGCGATCTACGGTGTCGCGGTCACCACGCCGCTTCTGGGATCGGGAGCGATGGCTCTCGTGCTCACCCTCTGGGCGACGGTTCCGCTGGCGCTCGGCGTTCGACGGTTCGCCCGGATCGATCTCTGA
- a CDS encoding ABC transporter ATP-binding protein: protein MAAIRTDGLRKEYGAVTAVDDLDLRVDAGEAFGFLGPNGAGKSTTIDLLLGFATPTAGRAELLGRDTTAAGSVLRRDVGVLPERYGVFEGLTAREHLRSICRLKGVDDDPDRLCDVVGLDAADRDRPAGGFSKGMRQRLALATAIAGDPDLLVLDEPSGGLDPTGITTLREIVRGAVDDGTAVFFSSHHLAQVEAVCDRVGIMNDGRLVAVDTVDGLRQRTGGAERLRLELDEAPGEPVLRRLRTVDGVFDVTVDGWEVVLGCREAPAKAEAVAAAVDAATVADFSVEGRSLERLFEQYTTDSDARAAADGALAAQDGGSP, encoded by the coding sequence ATGGCAGCTATCCGGACGGACGGGCTCCGGAAGGAGTACGGCGCCGTCACCGCCGTCGACGACCTCGACCTGAGAGTCGACGCTGGCGAGGCGTTCGGCTTCCTCGGGCCGAACGGCGCCGGGAAGTCCACGACCATCGATCTCCTGCTGGGGTTCGCAACGCCGACCGCCGGCCGAGCGGAACTTCTCGGTCGGGACACCACCGCGGCCGGGAGCGTCCTGCGGCGGGACGTCGGCGTGTTGCCCGAACGCTACGGGGTGTTCGAGGGGCTGACCGCACGCGAGCACCTCCGCTCCATCTGCCGGCTGAAAGGGGTCGACGACGACCCCGACCGCCTGTGTGATGTGGTCGGCCTCGACGCCGCCGACCGCGACCGTCCCGCCGGGGGGTTCTCGAAGGGGATGCGGCAGCGACTCGCGCTCGCGACCGCGATCGCGGGCGATCCCGACCTTCTCGTGCTCGACGAGCCCTCGGGCGGCCTCGATCCGACCGGAATCACGACCCTGCGCGAGATCGTCCGCGGCGCCGTCGACGACGGAACGGCCGTCTTCTTCTCCAGCCACCACCTCGCGCAGGTCGAGGCGGTGTGTGACCGCGTCGGGATCATGAACGACGGCCGGCTCGTGGCGGTCGACACCGTCGACGGGCTCAGACAGCGAACCGGCGGCGCCGAGCGACTCCGGTTGGAACTCGACGAGGCGCCCGGCGAACCAGTCCTGCGCCGTCTCCGGACGGTCGACGGGGTGTTCGACGTGACTGTCGACGGCTGGGAAGTCGTCCTCGGCTGTCGTGAGGCGCCGGCCAAGGCCGAGGCCGTCGCGGCCGCCGTGGACGCCGCGACGGTGGCGGATTTCTCGGTCGAGGGGCGCTCCTTGGAGCGGCTGTTCGAACAGTACACGACCGACAGCGACGCGAGAGCCGCTGCCGACGGTGCGCTTGCGGCACAGGACGGTGGGTCGCCGTGA
- a CDS encoding fibrillarin-like rRNA/tRNA 2'-O-methyltransferase, with protein sequence MSELPAGVERRTVAGEDRLTTEGEPVYGEPIVDARRVWDAGRSKLGAMLELGMDTRLQGGESVLYLGAASGTTVSHVADFAGPTYAVEFAPRPVRDLVDVAESRPNLFPLLADARKPREYAGVVESGLDCIVQDVATRGQAEVATRNAAFLADDGLLLAAIKARSEDVVAEPDEVFEDVRETLRAEYELLETMRLDRYHDDHLGIVARKR encoded by the coding sequence ATGAGTGAGCTTCCCGCCGGCGTCGAGCGCCGGACTGTCGCCGGCGAGGATCGCTTGACGACCGAGGGCGAACCGGTGTACGGCGAACCGATCGTCGACGCCCGGCGGGTGTGGGACGCCGGGCGGTCGAAGCTCGGTGCGATGCTCGAACTCGGGATGGACACTCGTCTGCAGGGCGGGGAGTCAGTGCTGTACCTCGGTGCCGCTTCCGGGACGACCGTCAGCCACGTCGCCGACTTCGCGGGGCCGACGTACGCGGTGGAGTTCGCGCCGCGACCGGTCCGGGATCTGGTCGACGTGGCCGAGAGCCGGCCGAACCTGTTCCCACTGCTCGCCGACGCCCGGAAGCCACGGGAGTACGCCGGCGTCGTGGAGTCCGGGCTCGACTGCATCGTGCAGGACGTGGCGACCCGCGGGCAGGCCGAGGTGGCGACCCGGAACGCGGCGTTCCTCGCCGACGACGGCCTGCTGCTGGCGGCGATCAAGGCCCGCAGCGAGGACGTGGTCGCGGAGCCGGACGAGGTGTTCGAGGACGTCCGGGAGACGTTGCGGGCGGAGTACGAACTGCTCGAAACGATGCGGCTGGACCGCTACCACGACGATCACCTCGGGATCGTCGCCCGGAAGCGGTAA
- a CDS encoding NOP5/NOP56 family protein — MTETDDAWFAGIDPGDPEAAAAAIREGEADEPRDWPALAVDAGFAADEDEYYDRLHEATVDAAREAARAAERADDQQLIHTLRAMDDAERTANELAERLEEWAGALMDVEEDATGLDFAAVVAQREPADATEERAISLAERVVDLREERDDLRAFIERRAPEVAPNLAEMAGPVLAARLISLAGGLESLAKKPSGTVQVLGAEDALFAHLRGHAPSPKHGVIFTHEFVRGTRPEDRGSAARALAGKLSIVARIDYYSGDRRESVHEDLRERMETIRARATDEEEVADE, encoded by the coding sequence ATGACCGAAACTGACGACGCCTGGTTCGCCGGCATCGACCCCGGCGACCCCGAGGCCGCGGCGGCGGCGATCCGGGAGGGTGAGGCCGACGAGCCCCGCGACTGGCCGGCGCTGGCCGTCGACGCCGGGTTCGCCGCCGACGAGGACGAGTACTACGACCGGCTCCACGAGGCGACCGTCGACGCCGCTCGCGAGGCCGCACGCGCGGCCGAGCGCGCGGACGACCAACAGTTGATCCACACGCTGCGGGCGATGGACGACGCCGAGCGAACCGCGAACGAGCTCGCCGAGCGACTGGAGGAGTGGGCCGGCGCGCTCATGGACGTGGAGGAAGACGCCACGGGACTCGACTTCGCGGCCGTCGTCGCCCAGCGCGAGCCCGCGGACGCCACCGAGGAACGGGCGATCTCGCTGGCCGAGCGCGTGGTCGACCTCCGCGAGGAACGCGACGACCTGCGGGCGTTCATCGAGCGCCGCGCGCCCGAGGTGGCGCCGAACCTCGCAGAGATGGCCGGCCCCGTGCTCGCCGCACGCCTTATCTCGCTTGCCGGCGGGCTGGAATCGCTCGCGAAGAAACCCTCCGGCACCGTGCAGGTGCTCGGCGCGGAGGACGCGCTGTTCGCGCACCTGCGGGGGCACGCTCCCTCGCCCAAACACGGCGTGATTTTCACCCACGAGTTCGTCCGCGGCACGCGTCCCGAGGACCGCGGCTCGGCAGCGCGCGCGCTCGCAGGGAAGCTCTCGATCGTCGCCCGGATCGACTACTACAGCGGCGACCGCCGGGAGAGCGTCCACGAGGACCTGCGGGAGCGGATGGAGACGATTCGCGCGCGTGCGACGGACGAGGAGGAGGTGGCCGATGAGTGA
- a CDS encoding ZIP family metal transporter, whose protein sequence is MTPFQSMLLVSTLVGLATGLGAIPTLFGARVSHRTYDAALGLAGGIMVAASVFGLIIPGSEQGALSAVMVGVFLGGFGLLAGNRVLPHLHTEYHRRRGHGGGEIDDGDDHGSDVEFDGSDGGSDDAALDDRLRRAALVGGAITLHNAPEGLAMGIAYASGLEEVAIVLAIVIALQNVPDGFAFAIPVAQSGVSTPKVFLYTTLSGTVPQVIGSVFGFALVGIAQGIFPVAAGFAAGAMLAVVLREMVPSSHGHGYADAATAAFLVGFVLLVVVDAAVGA, encoded by the coding sequence ATGACGCCGTTCCAGTCGATGCTGCTAGTGAGCACGCTGGTGGGGCTGGCAACGGGCCTCGGCGCGATCCCGACTTTGTTCGGCGCCCGCGTGAGCCACCGCACGTACGACGCGGCGCTCGGGCTCGCGGGCGGCATCATGGTCGCGGCGTCGGTGTTCGGCCTCATCATCCCCGGCAGCGAGCAGGGCGCGCTCTCGGCGGTGATGGTCGGCGTGTTCCTCGGCGGCTTCGGCCTGCTCGCGGGCAACCGCGTGCTCCCGCACCTCCACACGGAGTACCACCGACGGCGCGGCCACGGCGGGGGCGAGATCGACGACGGGGACGACCACGGGAGCGACGTCGAGTTCGATGGGAGCGACGGGGGGAGCGACGACGCGGCGCTCGACGACCGACTCCGCCGCGCCGCACTGGTCGGCGGCGCGATCACGCTCCACAACGCGCCCGAGGGGCTGGCGATGGGGATCGCCTACGCCTCGGGACTGGAGGAGGTGGCGATCGTGCTCGCGATCGTGATCGCGCTCCAGAACGTCCCGGACGGGTTCGCGTTCGCGATCCCGGTCGCTCAGTCGGGCGTCTCGACGCCGAAGGTGTTCCTCTACACCACGCTCTCGGGGACGGTCCCGCAGGTGATCGGCTCGGTGTTCGGCTTCGCACTCGTCGGGATCGCCCAGGGGATCTTCCCCGTCGCCGCCGGCTTCGCCGCGGGCGCGATGCTCGCGGTCGTCCTCCGGGAGATGGTCCCCTCCAGCCACGGCCACGGCTACGCCGACGCCGCGACGGCGGCGTTCCTCGTCGGTTTCGTGCTGCTCGTCGTCGTCGACGCCGCAGTCGGCGCCTGA
- a CDS encoding peroxidase-related enzyme (This protein belongs to a clade of uncharacterized proteins related to peroxidases such as the alkylhydroperoxidase AhpD.) → MADPTLDDDAMTRFEVPEFEELPEDLQDRITEETEEAGFTPNVFSAFAYKPSHFRAFFDYHDALVDDTALDREEVEMIVVAVSGRNHCYYCNVAHGALLRIYSGDPELADQLVANYRQADVSEKRMAMLDVAVKLTEHPDRVTEADLERLAEVGYSPEAMWDIAAVTAFFNLSNRMAMFADMRPNSEFHTMGR, encoded by the coding sequence ATGGCCGACCCAACGCTCGATGACGACGCGATGACCCGCTTCGAGGTGCCCGAGTTCGAGGAGCTTCCCGAGGATCTGCAGGACCGTATCACGGAGGAGACCGAAGAGGCCGGCTTCACGCCGAACGTGTTCTCGGCGTTCGCGTACAAGCCGAGCCACTTCCGGGCGTTCTTCGACTACCACGACGCGCTCGTGGACGACACCGCGCTCGACCGCGAGGAGGTGGAGATGATCGTCGTCGCGGTCTCGGGGCGGAACCACTGCTACTACTGCAACGTCGCCCACGGCGCGCTGCTGCGGATCTACTCGGGCGACCCCGAGCTCGCCGACCAGCTGGTCGCGAACTACCGACAGGCCGACGTGAGCGAGAAACGGATGGCGATGCTCGACGTGGCCGTGAAGCTGACCGAACACCCCGACCGCGTGACGGAGGCCGACCTCGAACGGCTGGCCGAGGTGGGGTACAGCCCCGAAGCGATGTGGGATATCGCCGCCGTGACCGCCTTCTTCAACCTCAGCAACCGGATGGCGATGTTCGCGGACATGCGGCCCAACTCGGAGTTCCACACGATGGGGCGCTGA
- a CDS encoding GNAT family N-acetyltransferase — translation MTLAPDTEDRIARHWAERLDCSPAVFSESGVTVVDTATEGTIRLVRRSDALVVAAPADLQAALVEAADTLSDADLPATEAVTRALADSDTGVDAVHGPYFLGYVDEASFSPVDTDARLLVGADRDAFERLRERVPGEEWARASPVFRPGQTAGLFVDGELAAVATLTHLPFPDVGVVVDPEHRGRGYGRAVVSTITKTAFDVDRNAVVRYRTRESAPASVALARSLGYERWAISAVLVTDQTP, via the coding sequence ATGACGCTCGCGCCCGACACCGAGGACCGGATCGCCCGCCACTGGGCCGAGCGGCTTGACTGTTCGCCCGCGGTGTTCTCGGAATCGGGGGTCACGGTCGTCGACACGGCCACCGAGGGGACGATCCGCCTCGTCCGCCGCAGCGACGCGCTGGTCGTGGCCGCCCCCGCGGATCTCCAAGCCGCGCTCGTCGAGGCCGCAGACACACTCAGCGACGCCGACCTCCCCGCGACCGAGGCGGTGACGCGTGCGCTGGCGGATAGCGACACCGGCGTCGATGCCGTCCACGGTCCGTACTTCCTCGGCTACGTCGACGAGGCCTCGTTCTCGCCGGTCGACACCGATGCCCGCCTGCTCGTCGGCGCCGACCGGGACGCGTTCGAACGACTCCGCGAGCGCGTCCCGGGCGAGGAGTGGGCCCGCGCCTCGCCCGTGTTCCGGCCCGGGCAGACCGCGGGGCTGTTCGTCGACGGCGAGCTCGCGGCGGTCGCGACGCTGACCCACCTCCCGTTCCCTGACGTGGGCGTCGTCGTCGACCCCGAGCACCGCGGGCGCGGCTACGGGCGCGCGGTCGTCTCCACGATCACGAAGACCGCGTTCGATGTGGACAGGAACGCGGTGGTCCGCTACCGCACCCGCGAGTCGGCGCCGGCGTCGGTCGCGCTCGCCAGGTCGCTGGGGTACGAACGCTGGGCGATCAGTGCGGTGCTCGTCACCGATCAGACGCCCTGA
- a CDS encoding metal-dependent hydrolase, giving the protein MYRTGHLGVSMLVFAPIGSLLVAIGQPLAALVTGGAMLWLAMLPDVDHRIPGVPHRGPTHSLLFAGLVGGAFAGAGALLAEGVGTVGRLQLSLFGFFVGFVSVSAHLLGDVLTPAGVDLFWPWGREFSLYVTRADNTLANWGLFLLGTFALAAAGSLAAQGV; this is encoded by the coding sequence GTGTACCGGACCGGCCACCTCGGGGTGTCGATGCTCGTGTTCGCCCCGATCGGCTCCCTGCTGGTCGCGATCGGCCAGCCGCTGGCGGCGCTCGTGACCGGCGGCGCGATGCTCTGGCTCGCGATGCTGCCCGACGTGGACCACCGAATTCCCGGGGTCCCGCACCGTGGACCGACCCACTCGCTGCTGTTCGCCGGGCTCGTCGGCGGGGCGTTCGCCGGCGCGGGCGCGCTGCTGGCCGAGGGCGTGGGGACGGTCGGCCGGCTCCAGCTCTCGCTGTTCGGTTTCTTCGTCGGCTTCGTCAGCGTCAGCGCCCACCTGCTCGGCGACGTGCTCACGCCCGCGGGCGTGGACCTGTTCTGGCCGTGGGGCCGGGAGTTCAGCCTCTACGTCACCCGCGCGGACAACACGCTCGCGAACTGGGGGCTGTTCCTGCTGGGAACCTTCGCGCTCGCCGCCGCGGGCTCGCTGGCGGCTCAGGGCGTCTGA
- a CDS encoding ferritin-like domain-containing protein has product MANFDLLESDDDSRETSVDRRTVMKALGVGAVASAGFAGTASAHEAIGKPAFYGTEKLSVCVSGNSGVLMARETEDGYDVGFVVGPNELEPYPDGKPRYSGNYTLSVADDDVPDGQIIGVQIAGTRWVNPNEVAQDALAAEREQLDSTHPRPEGLSVGQDDGLPCEGPPAAAPDVPLLNYALTLEHLEYAFYRDGLMAFSDDELMNADALSGFGATIRTAVPGYLATVRDHEKAHVDALTATIESLGGDPVAEGSYEFGYTTASEFFAVAQALENTGVAAYAGAAPQIVDNGLLTVAAGIHSVEARHASFLNVVNGDQPFPDAVDEAKSIDEVLGIAGGFVTSEVDPSVYELREYRPVHDRKRPDDTSDLDVLNYALTLEHLENAFYRDGIAEFSDSELRDADVLHQFDDGLRDLVPGYLRTVGDHEAAHVSAISDTIEALGGTPVEEATYDFGYETPSEFFGVAKALENTGVAAYAGAAPTVANDDVFNAAIGIHSVEARHAGFLNKLNGDSPFPDAVDEPKTMSEVGSIAAQFIVEE; this is encoded by the coding sequence GTGGCAAACTTCGACCTACTCGAATCGGACGACGACAGTCGTGAGACAAGTGTCGACCGACGAACCGTGATGAAGGCACTCGGCGTCGGCGCCGTCGCAAGCGCCGGCTTCGCCGGGACTGCGAGCGCCCACGAAGCGATCGGCAAGCCCGCGTTCTACGGCACGGAGAAGCTCTCGGTGTGCGTCTCCGGTAACTCCGGCGTACTCATGGCTCGAGAGACCGAGGACGGCTACGACGTCGGCTTCGTCGTCGGGCCGAACGAACTCGAACCCTACCCGGACGGAAAGCCGCGCTACAGCGGCAACTACACCCTCTCGGTGGCCGACGACGACGTGCCGGACGGGCAGATCATCGGGGTCCAGATCGCCGGCACGCGCTGGGTGAACCCCAACGAGGTCGCACAGGATGCACTCGCCGCCGAGCGCGAGCAGCTTGACTCGACTCACCCCCGCCCGGAGGGGCTCTCCGTCGGGCAGGACGACGGACTGCCCTGTGAGGGTCCGCCCGCGGCCGCGCCCGACGTGCCGCTGCTGAACTACGCGCTCACGCTCGAGCATCTGGAGTACGCGTTCTACCGCGACGGGCTGATGGCGTTCTCCGACGACGAGCTGATGAACGCGGACGCGCTCTCGGGCTTCGGTGCGACGATCCGGACAGCCGTCCCGGGCTACCTCGCGACGGTTCGCGACCACGAGAAAGCTCACGTCGACGCGCTGACCGCGACGATCGAGTCGCTGGGCGGCGATCCGGTCGCCGAGGGAAGCTACGAGTTCGGCTACACCACCGCCTCGGAGTTCTTCGCCGTCGCACAGGCGCTTGAGAACACCGGGGTCGCCGCCTACGCCGGCGCCGCGCCCCAGATCGTGGACAACGGGCTGCTGACGGTCGCGGCGGGCATCCACAGCGTCGAGGCCCGCCACGCGAGCTTCCTGAACGTCGTCAACGGTGACCAGCCGTTCCCGGACGCCGTCGACGAGGCCAAATCCATCGATGAGGTGCTCGGAATCGCCGGCGGGTTCGTCACCAGCGAGGTGGACCCGAGCGTCTACGAGCTCCGCGAGTACCGGCCGGTCCACGACCGCAAGCGCCCGGACGACACGAGCGACCTCGACGTGCTCAACTACGCACTGACGCTCGAACACCTGGAGAACGCGTTCTACCGCGATGGAATCGCCGAGTTCAGCGACAGTGAACTGCGCGACGCCGACGTGCTCCACCAGTTCGACGACGGGCTGCGTGATCTCGTGCCCGGCTACCTCCGGACCGTCGGCGACCACGAGGCGGCCCACGTGTCGGCGATCTCCGACACGATCGAGGCGCTGGGCGGCACGCCCGTCGAGGAAGCGACGTACGATTTCGGCTACGAAACGCCCTCGGAGTTCTTCGGCGTCGCGAAGGCGCTGGAGAACACGGGTGTCGCCGCCTACGCCGGCGCCGCGCCGACCGTCGCCAACGACGACGTGTTCAACGCCGCGATCGGGATTCACAGCGTCGAAGCCCGGCACGCGGGGTTCCTCAACAAGCTCAACGGCGACTCGCCGTTCCCGGACGCCGTGGACGAGCCGAAGACGATGAGCGAGGTCGGGTCGATCGCCGCCCAGTTCATCGTCGAGGAGTGA